Proteins found in one Sorghum bicolor cultivar BTx623 chromosome 1, Sorghum_bicolor_NCBIv3, whole genome shotgun sequence genomic segment:
- the LOC8085926 gene encoding dentin sialophosphoprotein: MSWGRFRFTPHSGLSRTRWTRVFPAQKSAPCTVVLSDEDDDGDDTSDSDVLIIDDAAAGESASAAGRGSQARKGNHSSSNVINIDDDEDEEDGTRGDKAGPSMSRASGSPAAMTPGRGSPRNRYGIGMNGMDSMSDSSESDLTEGWDSYTDDGSSDCEILDDTYTDDGSSDCEILDDTGTARKMWETAASRKKPANGVHECKDAGTTAFESRAGLETQPGKNSEHLFGAECHPDESMSRFCSAASKYDSQNSSSGTKECPGRAQSSAGNANGSNGPSVPNAEDVPNDTSRSKDGHDQSSVPNVEKCSMVGSEKASEGVQSPRLDENSACNFASANRFFSGISSTSRKDGSPPISVSTPEKVDEKIPDQSPPEASFNTNIYSAQDNGPVRGKDLLQDPEDLGLFASLIGEREKHKESVEYKRAAEEEWASRQRQLQIQAEEAKKLRKRKKAEAQRLLDMEKRQKQRLQEVRESQRKNEEAIQLKEQYRGVVRKELEDLERRHWDMTSILHALGISVEGGEVKAFKQALLKFHPDRVSRNDIYQQVKAEETFKFISRLKEKLPRLS, translated from the exons ATGTCGTGGGGGCGGTTCAGATTCACCCCTCACAGCGGGCTCAGCCGGACGCGGTGGACGCGGGTCTTCCCCGCGCAGAAGTCCGCGCCTTGCACCGTGGTGCTTAGCGATGAGGACGATGATGGTGACGATACCTCCGACTCGGATGTTCTCATAATCGACGACGCAGCTGCGGGAGAATCAGCTTCTGCGGCGGGACGTGGATCTCAAGCCAGGAAAGGGAACCACTCCTCCAGTAACGTGATCAACATAGATGATGATGAAGACGAGGAAGATGGTACCAGAGGGGATAAAGCAGGTCCCAGCATGTCCCGTGCTTCTGGGTCTCCAGCAGCTATGACACCGGGTCGGGGTTCTCCACGGAACAGATATGGGATTGGGATGAATGGGATGGATTCCATGTCCGACAGCTCTGAGAGCGATCTTACTGAAGGATGGGACTCTTACACTGATGATGGCAGCTCTGATTGTGAGATTCTCGATGACACTTACACTGATGATGGCAGCTCTGATTGTGAGATTCTCGATGACACTGGTACAGCACGTAAGATGTGGGAGACAGCTGCTTCCAGAAAAAAGCCAGCTAACGGTGTCCATGAGTGTAAGGATGCTGGGACTACTGCATTTGAATCACGTGCTGGGTTGGAGACACAACCAGGTAAAAACTCTGAGCATCTCTTTGGTGCCGAATGCCATCCAGACGAGAGTATGTCTCGGTTTTGCAGCGCTGCAAGCAAGTATGACTCTCAAAATAGTAGTAGCGGAACAAAGGAATGCCCTGGGCGTGCTCAAAGTAGTGCTGGCAATGCAAATGGTTCCAATGGCCCTTCTGTGCCAAATGCCGAAGATGTGCCAAATGATACCAGCAGGTCAAAGGATGGCCATGACCAATCTTCAGTGCCAAATGTCGAGAAATGTTCAATGGTTGGTTCTGAAAAAGCTTCAGAAGGTGTTCAATCGCCTCGGCTGGATGAAAACTCTGCGTgtaactttgcctctgcaaatagGTTTTTTTCTGGGATCTCATCAACGAGCAGGAAAGATGGAAGTCCTCCAATTTCTGTCAGCACTCCTGAAAAGGTTGATGAGAAAATACCTGATCAGTCGCCACCTGAAGCTTCCTTTAACACAAATATTTATTCTGCTCAAGATAATGGTCCTGTCAGGGGTAAGGATTTGCTTCAAGATCCCGAGGACTTGGGGCTATTTGCTTCATTGATTGGTGAACGTGAAAAACACAAAGAATCTGTTGAGTACAAGCGGGCAGCAGAGGAGGAGTGGGCATCGAGACAGCGGCAATTACAAATACAG GCTGAGGAAGCAAAGAAATTGCGAAAgagaaagaaagctgaagcTCAACGATTGCTTGACATGGAGAAGAGACAAAAGCAAAGACTGCAAGAAGTCCGTGAATCACAGAGAAAG AATGAAGAAGCTATACAGCTTAAGGAGCAGTATCGGGGTGTAGTCAGAAAGGAACTGGAAGATTTGGAAAGGAGACATTGGGATATGACTTCAATATTGCATGCGCTAGGCATCTCTGTTGAAGGTGGTGAG